GGACCGCAGATGTGGTTTGATTTTCCGAATAACATTTTGTTGCATAAGTTCGAGGAATTGTCGCCGAGGATCAAGATTTTCTCCATACTCACAGCCAAACAATGTTGCTATTTTTAGtaagatttataatttttttggaaGCCTTCTACATATGCACATCACattgagaataaataaaaatatgtaatgggattaagaatttttattcaaatttacacGTCGTGTTTAGATTACAAGCAAAGCTCCTAATTTTGAGAAGAATTGGGTTTCGATGAGTATAAGTGAAGACAGTTATGGGTTTACACATAtggcatacatttttaaatctatttgaaATCTACGACGTCTTTGACGTGACTGGGGATGGTGAGGAGGTGGGGATGATAGGGAAAGAAGACACTTGGTCACTCAGTCAAGACTGACATTTCTCAAAATCAATGACCGTAATGGGACTGGGGTTGGGATTGACTAGTTTGGTGAGATTGGGAAGACTGATAAGCCTGGTAAGATTGGCCACAAGACGAGCAGGATGGGGGTGGAGGAGGAACGGATCTGCAAGGGGATGGGGGAGGTGGAGGAGGTGGTGGAGGTGAAGCGCAGCACGGGGATGGTGCTGGTCTGCATGGGGGTGGTGGAGGTGGAGCACACgacggtggtggtggtggtggtggtgggggTGGTGGAGGTGGGGCGCATGATGGTGGTGCTGGTGCAGCACATGGGGGTGGTGGTGGAGGAGCGCAGCATGGCTGTGGTGCTGGTTTACACGGAGATGGTGGAGGTGGAGGTGGAGCACATGAGGGTGGTGGCggcggtggtggtggtgggGCACACGATGGAGGTGGTGGTCGAGCACATGGGGTTGGTGATCCACAAGAGCGTGGTGGTGGTGGCGGTGGTGCTGCACAGCCACATGGAACTGCGTGGGTGGCCTGAAATTTCGaaacaatatttatgtaattgagTTTATTTCGTTTGGTACGGAAAGAGCTAAATTATTCTAAAAGTATACCTGAACCAACAGGAGGGCGAGGAACCCTAAAGCTAAGTTCAATTTGGCTGCCATTTTACTGAGCTTCCAACACTGATGTAGATGAATCAGATGAATTGAATGATTTCTTTTTAAACAGGTACCTATTTATACGACCGTTTTTAGTTAGTGCGTGAATATTAGTCACGTGCAATctgcaaatttttcaaattccaTATTTAATATGCCCCAAAAATATAAGAGATTAACCATGTACTTGGAAGTAGTACGTGCTTCTTTAGTTTTTAGATAATTGCGATTTATGCTGATACGGAAATAGCGACACGCACACAAAtcttaattttacataaaagagGATTATTTCCTCGAAAAAGCATACAATTAATTTGATTCTATCGAAAGGCATTTGAAATCCAACACCATGGCAAACAAAATGGCTCTCGTCTTCGGATTCATAGCTCTTTGTTTCGTTCAGGTATATTAACACAACAGCAACGCGCCTCAACTCTTGATAGCATAACCAGTATTTCTATAATCTGCAATTGTTTGACTTTCAGATTGCTTATGGAGTTCCATGTGGATGTGCAGCTCCCCCATCACCACTAGCATGTGCTCCACCTTCTCCACCTCCTTGTAAACCAGCTCCTCAACCACGTTGTAGTCCACCTCCACCACCCCCATGTAAACCAGCACTAACTCCATGCTGTGCGCGGCCTCCACCACCTCCGCCACCCCCATGTAAACCAGCCCCAAAACCTTGCTGTGCTCCACCTcctccaccaccacctccaTGCAAACCAGCTCCACAACCTTGCTGCGCTCCACCTCCACCACCATGCAAACCCGCTCCTCAACCATGCTGTGCCCCACCTCCACCCCCACCCTCCCCATGCAATGCAGCACCACCTCCACCTCCACCCCCATCCTGTTCATCAAACTATCAATCCAACAGATACGCTTCGATTAGTCAGCCAAGTGTATCCTACGAAGGACACAATCATTGATTATAACactacatgtatataaatgcaAATAGTGATGCATTGACAAGTTATTTTTTCTCCCATTAACTTTTACATCCTCTTACAAATGCTGCATCATCCTAGTTTGAATCTCCATAatcatatgcatataataatgCAGATTATTGATTGATATcaagttttaaaaaatgtacatcaaatttatattttaaacgtaataaatgatttttttgtgtaccctaatattctattttattttatttattatattatacatatatattttgtacttaattattattattttttaaagaaattttacaCATTTGTAGGTTTATAGACTGTTTATTAAATGCTAGCACatatcatataatttattttgatttttcaacaacATGTATATAGAATGCTGGATTTTCTATTTCTTTCAAGTTTTTGAAATCACCATAGATggtaaattttgcatttttgccAAACGCTTGCTGTAACATCATCTTGAAGTCGTCAAACTTATGTGGATAATAAGACAATCGGAATTcactaaaaaattttacgataaaaaaataattaaagtaatgtacatatattattttacatatttatacgaGTACATTGtgaatacatttgtatgttttaTTAAACGAATGTTCTCACCTAACACTTGACGTGCCGTTTCCTTTTCCACTAGTATCCAAACATGACGTATCAATGACATAATCCAATGTAACCAATTCTGATTTGCCCCTCACCATCAACACTGATGTTTTTATATCAAGTGTATGTTGGCTCTGAAACCaacagaaataaattaaaacaaatcaaaagaaaattccatataaaatcatacatattctaatattatgtttgtatacatacattataatatatgcaaTTTGTTGGCGTTGAGCCGGAGCTCGTGATGAAATCATAGTTTCTGTGATCAATCAACAGAAGACCACCAGGTTTGACGCATTTTTCGAAATTGGACAAAGCCTGTTTTATTTCCCTCTGATCCCCGAAAGAATCCAACAAGTGAGCGAAAGAATTTCCCAAACAGATCACAGCATCGAATCCACCATTGAGCAAATGCTTGCAATCTTCGTACAAAGTCAACCAGTTGGCCTCTTCGATTACTAAAATTTCACGACTTGATGTTATTTCATGAAaccaatatatacaatattatacgatgaatgtacatataagctaAGAGTTGTATCaaagataattttatatgaaaagatttGAGATATGCTTCAATATATTTTGCTACTTCCTTATTAATTTTCAACTGCAACACATATTCGCTGACATACATTTTAAGTAGGAAATGAAACGGTTTAAGatttgaactatgtacatagtatgataTTTTGTTGCCAACGTCATAGCAACAATCGCGAtgtgttgaaaatttattaataagcaTAATTATGTGCTACAATTGAATGTGGAGACCTGACGACCGCTCGAAAGGTTATCTAAAATAATGTCATTACCCCtgtactgtatatacatatataaaaaagataagATTAAACTTACTCCATTTGTCATATTTAGTCTCTTTACGATGATTCCACCTGGACTTTAAtgcatatttcaacattttatcAGAAGCATCAACTGACGTCACATCGAATCCTTCTTCCAGTAAAAGCATAGAGTCCACTCTATACATAAAAAGAgaattttaattaagaaaaataacTGATTAAAGTGatatattctttaattaattacatacccTGTTCCACAAGCGATATCCAAGATCCTGTGACATCCTCTCTCCTTCAAAAGTCCCACAAGGAAGTTcttgtaattttgtgttctcGAGTTTCTGTCGCCAATGAATACTTCCCAAACTTTGGCTGCTTTACCGTCGGCATATTGGTCCTTGACTCCTTCAGCTGAAATGCCGTGAGATCTACTGTGGAATACCGTATCAGCCATGTTCTCTTGTAAAAGTTAAGACGTCGTTTGAAGGTAAAAAGTGGactgaaaaataaatgttatcATTTAGACTTAAATACGTTGCTTTTTAGTTACATCACCCGTTAGGATGAACCCCAATATCACCAAAGACAGAACTATTATTCATTACAAAAGCAGTAACTGAAATGGTAAAcgaattattccgcaaaaagcgagcTCGAGCAAATCACTacaatctcgatcacggaacatctggcactcgagttctcgtttgtacaatatttgcgtgattgatggagtttttgggcgccagatgttccgtgatcgagattttagtgacttgtgcGAGATGGCTTTTTGcaaaataatcaccgaaccaactGAAATAAATACAAACCATTTCTAAGACGaagcaataaaaacaaaaaggcataggaaataaattttaaagataTTCAACTTATAAAAAGTAGCTTTGGAAGAAgtaaaatgaattaattgatACAATGAATTAGAAGATGCAAAGAAAatagtctatatatataaaaattaacgtctgtgtgtgtgtctcgaataggctcctaagccactgaagcgattacgatggaactttcaagatttgttgtatgcatgtccgggaagattactgtgaaaaaaaaaacgggaaaaacgggaacggaaacgggaaaaacgggaatgagtgtcattgcaacgcaataatttcaaatgtgtttttccgacaaatgggaacgggaacgagaacgggaacggaaacgggaattgcatgcgttattatggcattgcaacgcatgccggggttcagctagtatatatataaaaatgaatgtctcgaataggcttctaaaccactgaaccgattgcgatggaaatttcaggatttgttgtatgcatatccgggaagattactgtgaaaaaaaacgggaatgagtgtcattgcaacgttacaatttcaaatgttttcacgtcgcgatcaacgtgttcgctgcctgcatttccaacaaatgggaacgggaacgagaatgggaatgggaacgggaacgggaatttcatgcgttattgtggcattgcaacgcatgccgggttcagctagttgctttatataatactactagtggttttacgaggcttcgctcggtatttgtaatataaacaacttaaactttgcaaaacaatctaatagtaaacatttatttgttttttttattaaatttattttaaacgaaaaaaaaaataattaacgatatcgatatcgtcgtcatagaaactttgatttgtattcgattctcccacccaaacctttaagccttacatacaaagtctctttcgaaattatatattagattatatcaaATCTATTCTGCAGATACTTTCATCTGTGGAACTGAACATCTTtatactatttaatttaaatactttttatttaaaaaatataatggatGTGGGCTTTTAGTGgttaataatatgaataatagcTATCGTTAAAATGATAAGAAgtgtttattaatatatacatacacatgtacgaaTAATATATCACATTAAATGTCAGAGACgagtaatatttttcatatgtgAACTTTACTGATACCTTAATATGTAACAGAAtgaaaatttgtacataatatacatatattttactttatctacatatgtattgtacgtagtaacaatagatgaagttttgtgatcatgggaaaattcgaactcgagttttttactAATTCCaactcagaattgatcactaatcatgttttcatggtctagaaatAAATGTGTTGTAATGTTAGTATGTGTTACTGTATATTTTGGAGACTTTTTGAACACTGTTGGTCATATctaactgaaacttggtatcagTTACTGGAATCCTTATCGGCACaacgtcgtattttttttaagttgacaCCTATAAGTGGAACCTCTCCTTATACATTATGTTctctgtttttaaattttttgaatccaaTTATCGCCCAAGCCGCTTAACGGATCAGAATTAAACTGTTTTACGTGTAATAGGTATAATAAATTGCATAAGctagtatttttttacatatttttcttccaaagaagattttttcgataacttcacggattctacgaaccaaaacttacatttacatatacataccggtctcacgggccggaatgtgaaattaccgaaaacgcaaatatcggaaggcaaagatcgaaaatcgaaagatcttaagtcgaaagataaaaaaagggtgcatggtaaacggtacatactcacttaatttgaaaaagcctgttcctcttgttcctgttgtatcctgatcgcgcaaatgaagtgagtatgtaccgtttaccatgcacccttttttttttgatctttcgacttaagatctttcgattttcgatcattgccttccgatatttgtgttttcattattacattaaaattacttaaattaatgaaaatgcaCATTAGAATACGCATAAAAGCTGTTTACGAATAAgcgatatattaaaatttaatgatcatgtaattattattaaaaaaatatatgaactgTTTTTGTCATAAataccaataatattttttatgaattatatatatatcaatttgataaatattattCAGATAGTGTTATtaaaaacaacaattatttttcattgttaatcagaaataaaatgTTGATCTACCACTGTGTACTATAAATTCATACGGTCAACATGATAACATTAACAACGCAGTCGGATAAAATTGTTCCACCGGAATCCTAAAATGAATCTCATACCACATAATCAGTCACTGAATCATTCAATACTTTAATAGGGTCATTACAAcactcatttattattttactaaagtaacaatcttttaatttattacatttttttattaccaactCACAGatgaatatactttttttattttaatattcaaaaagatataattatattttgttgaGTATTTTAATAGATGATGTTCTTAAATTTTAGCCCTCACAGTATTCTCTCTCACATTTACACTCAGGGCTTTCGAAAAAAGTCCCTACTTCTAGACTTTATTTTAACAGCGCGACAAATATTTTCAGAACTCataaaaatacctatatttatattgatattttccaatataatttatttacgatATAAAAGAGAAAATTATAAAGCTTAAACTGTTCAATTCCATATTAATTCTGTACTTTTATACTAACgcatttttcttaaataaatcaaCCAAACAGTCACACTCaaccaaaaattttttttatttaaaagttcaatactattgtataatttctttagtgTATAAGTTTGTGAAGATATCACAGGCGAATAATTTGTCGCAATAGCGTCAAATTCTtgagtgaatttttaattttgagtttCAGGAATTTAGCGTCAAACTTTTGAGCAAATTCTTgagtgaattttgaattttgagttTCAGTAATTTTTCAGTTAAAAGATgacgtattttttaatatattttaggcGTCTTTTacatatt
This Arctopsyche grandis isolate Sample6627 chromosome 7, ASM5162203v2, whole genome shotgun sequence DNA region includes the following protein-coding sequences:
- the LOC143914408 gene encoding uncharacterized protein LOC143914408, producing the protein MAAKLNLALGFLALLLVQATHAVPCGCAAPPPPPPRSCGSPTPCARPPPPSCAPPPPPPPPPSCAPPPPPPSPCKPAPQPCCAPPPPPPCAAPAPPSCAPPPPPPPPPPPPPSCAPPPPPPCRPAPSPCCASPPPPPPPPPSPCRSVPPPPPSCSSCGQSYQAYQSSQSHQTSQSQPQSHYGH
- the Gnmt gene encoding glycine N-methyltransferase, giving the protein MADTVFHSRSHGISAEGVKDQYADGKAAKVWEVFIGDRNSRTQNYKNFLVGLLKERGCHRILDIACGTGVDSMLLLEEGFDVTSVDASDKMLKYALKSRWNHRKETKYDKWIIEEANWLTLYEDCKHLLNGGFDAVICLGNSFAHLLDSFGDQREIKQALSNFEKCVKPGGLLLIDHRNYDFITSSGSTPTNCIYYNSQHTLDIKTSVLMVRGKSELVTLDYVIDTSCLDTSGKGNGTSSVSEFRLSYYPHKFDDFKMMLQQAFGKNAKFTIYGDFKNLKEIENPAFYIHVVEKSK